Below is a genomic region from Streptomyces sp. NBC_00461.
AGGCGCCGAGCCCTACGCTCTGCCCACGATCTGACGATTCGTCAGCTCCAAGCCAGCTCCACAAGGGGGCCGCCGTGAACGACACCGCCCACGCGCTCAGCTCGTCCCGCACCCTCTGGGAACTTCTCGCCCGCCGCGCCGACCTCACCCCGGACCGCCCGGTCCTCCTCCAGGACGACCGCTCCCTGAGCTTCGGCGAGTTGTGCGCGCGTGCCGAGCGCGTGGCGGCCGGCCTGTACGACATGGGCGTGCGCCCCGGCACCGTCGTCGCCTGGCAGCTGCCCACCCGCATCGAGACGGCCCTGCTGTCCTTCGCGCTGGCCCGCCTGGGCGCCGTACAGACCCCGGTCATCCCCTTCTACCGGGACCGTGAAGTCGCCTTCGCGCTGCGGGAGTCGAAGGCCGAGTACTTCGCCGTGCCCGGCGAGTGGCGCGGCTTCGACCACACCGGGATGGCGCGGCGGCTGGGGGCGAAGGGGATCTTCGAGGCGTACGACGCTGCCGGGCTGCCCGACGGTGATCCGTCCGTGCTGCCCGCCCCGCCCTCCGACGGCACCTCCGTGCGCTGGATCTACTGGACCTCCGGCACGACCTCCGACCCCAAGGGCGTCCTGCACACGGACCGCTCGCTGATCGCGGGCGGCTCGTGCCTCGCGCACGCGCTGCACCTGTCGGCGGACGACGTGGGTTCGATGGCGTTCCCGTACGCGCACATCGCCGGTCCCGACTACACCGTCATGCTGCTGCTGTACGGCTTCCCCGCGGTGATGTTCGAGCAGTTCGCGCTGCCGGACGCCCTGGAGGGCTACCGCCGGCACGGGGTGACGGTGGCGGGCGGGTCGACGGCGTTCTACTCGATGTTCCTCGCCGAGCAGCGCAAGCAGCCGGGGTCGAAGGTCATCCCGTCCCTACGGCTGCTCGCGGGCGGCGGGGCGCCGAAGCCGCCGGAGGTGTACCACGCCGTCGTACGGGAGATGGGGGTGCAGCTCACGCACGGGTACGGGATGACCGAGGTGCCGATGATCACCATGGGGGCGCCGGACGACACCACGGAGAACCTGGCGACCACGGAGGGGCGGCCGCCGGAGGGGATGGAGATACGCGTCGTGGGCGGGGAGGTACGGCTGCGCGGGGAGGCCGTCTGTCAGGGGTATCTGGACCCCGCGCAGACCGCGGAGGCCTTCGACGCGGAGGGGTTCCTGCGGACCGGTGACCTGGGACACCTGACCGCGAGCGGGCATCTGGTGCTCACCGGCCGGCTCAAGGACGTGATCATCCGCAAGGGCGAGAACATCTCGGCGAAGGAGATCGAGGACCTGCTGGCCGCCCACCCGGCCGTCGGGGACGTCGCCGTGATCGGACTGCCGGACGCGGAGCGCGGGGAGCGGGTCTGCGCGGTGGTGGAACAGCCGCCGGGGGCCGACGGGTTGACGCTGGCCGCCGTCACCTCGTACCTGCGCGCGGAAGGGCTGTCCGTGCACAAGCTGCCGGAGCAGCTGGAGGTGGTGGACGCCCTTCCGCGCAACGACACGCTGCGGAAGGTGCTCAAGTACAAGCTGCGCGAGCGCTATTCGGGGACCGTGAAGTAGCGGGCGAACGCCGGGACGATCTCCGCCTCGCCGACCCTGCCGTCGCCGTCGGCGTCGAGCGCGGCGGCGGAGGCGAGGGCGATGTCCTCGCTCACACCCAGGATTCTCAGTACGCGCGCGGTGTCCTCGACGGTGGCCGCTCCGTCGCCGTCGGTGTCGGCGATGTCGAGGGCCGCGTGCAGGAAGGGGCGGGCGATCTCCGCGAACCGGTCGGGGTTGTCACGCAGGCGCTTGACCGCGCCGTACACGAACTCGTCCCGGTTGATGCGCTGGTCGCCGTCCCGGTCCGCTATCCCGGCCATGCCCTGCCAGAACGCCTCGGCGCCCGCGTACAGCGCCTGCCCCTTGTCGGAGCGTGCCGCGGTGCCGAACTCGGCGAGCAGCGCCTTGGCGGCTCCGCTGAAGTCCTCGCGGTCGATATAGCCGTTGCCGTCCTGGTCGAAGGTGGCGAACCGGGCGGCGATCCTGCGCTCGTACTCGCTGCTGACCATGTCTCTTCGAGCCGCCTTACTCACGTCGGGGTCTATCTGGACGGAGCGTACGACGCGCCGGGCCCTCCAAGCGCGGGAAAGCGACGCTTGTGCCAAGACCGAGGGAATTTTGCGACAACGATGTGGCAGACGGCTCCGGCGACGCTACGCGGAGATCCGATCTGGACGGAGATCGGACCTGGACGGGGATCGGGCCTAGGCGGAGAGCGGACCGGCTTCTTCGGCGACGGCGTCCTCCAGGTCGGCGTACACGTCGAACAGGCGGCGGACGCCCAGCGCGCCGAGGACGCGGTTGACGTGGGAGCCGTCGACCGCGCCCTGCGCCGGGAGGATCAGGCGCAGGCGGCCCTGGCAGGAGCGGATCAGCCGGCGGGAGGCGATGAGCACTCCGACGCCGCTGGAGTCGCAGAAGAAGACGTCGTCGA
It encodes:
- a CDS encoding class I adenylate-forming enzyme family protein, producing the protein MNDTAHALSSSRTLWELLARRADLTPDRPVLLQDDRSLSFGELCARAERVAAGLYDMGVRPGTVVAWQLPTRIETALLSFALARLGAVQTPVIPFYRDREVAFALRESKAEYFAVPGEWRGFDHTGMARRLGAKGIFEAYDAAGLPDGDPSVLPAPPSDGTSVRWIYWTSGTTSDPKGVLHTDRSLIAGGSCLAHALHLSADDVGSMAFPYAHIAGPDYTVMLLLYGFPAVMFEQFALPDALEGYRRHGVTVAGGSTAFYSMFLAEQRKQPGSKVIPSLRLLAGGGAPKPPEVYHAVVREMGVQLTHGYGMTEVPMITMGAPDDTTENLATTEGRPPEGMEIRVVGGEVRLRGEAVCQGYLDPAQTAEAFDAEGFLRTGDLGHLTASGHLVLTGRLKDVIIRKGENISAKEIEDLLAAHPAVGDVAVIGLPDAERGERVCAVVEQPPGADGLTLAAVTSYLRAEGLSVHKLPEQLEVVDALPRNDTLRKVLKYKLRERYSGTVK
- a CDS encoding EF-hand domain-containing protein, with product MVSSEYERRIAARFATFDQDGNGYIDREDFSGAAKALLAEFGTAARSDKGQALYAGAEAFWQGMAGIADRDGDQRINRDEFVYGAVKRLRDNPDRFAEIARPFLHAALDIADTDGDGAATVEDTARVLRILGVSEDIALASAAALDADGDGRVGEAEIVPAFARYFTVPE
- a CDS encoding STAS domain-containing protein; amino-acid sequence: MVVTFKVTCVDQGEWAVLRVSGELDLVTSPTLRQHVHDVVAEGRHSLVLDLDDVFFCDSSGVGVLIASRRLIRSCQGRLRLILPAQGAVDGSHVNRVLGALGVRRLFDVYADLEDAVAEEAGPLSA